The Streptomyces aurantiacus genome includes a region encoding these proteins:
- the secE gene encoding preprotein translocase subunit SecE, with protein MTDAVGSIDMPDAEDEAPESQKKGRKGGKRAKKGPLKRLALFYRQIVAELRKVVWPTRNQLTTYTTVVIVFVVIMIGLVTVIDFGLDKAAKYVFG; from the coding sequence GTGACGGACGCCGTGGGCTCCATCGACATGCCTGATGCCGAGGATGAGGCGCCGGAGTCCCAGAAGAAGGGCCGCAAGGGTGGTAAGCGTGCCAAGAAGGGCCCGCTGAAGCGCCTCGCCCTCTTCTACCGCCAGATCGTCGCGGAACTCCGCAAGGTCGTCTGGCCGACCCGCAATCAGCTGACGACGTACACCACAGTGGTGATTGTGTTCGTTGTCATCATGATCGGTCTGGTGACTGTGATTGACTTCGGACTCGACAAGGCCGCCAAGTACGTCTTCGGCTGA
- a CDS encoding TetR/AcrR family transcriptional regulator codes for MVRMSAEERRESVIRAAMSEFARGGYNGTSTEAIAKRVGVSQPYLFRLFPDKKAIFLAAAERSLENSRLTFEEAAKGLEGEEALHSMADAYTKVIAEEPERLLMQMQMYVAVAAAEQAGDRELGETVRAGWMRLWDTVHLPLGADANDTTTFMAYGMLINCLVAMGFDPQHRVWEGLYPSARSKGRLEH; via the coding sequence ATGGTCAGGATGAGTGCTGAGGAGAGGCGCGAGAGCGTCATTCGCGCGGCGATGAGCGAGTTCGCCCGGGGCGGCTACAACGGCACGTCCACCGAGGCGATCGCCAAGCGGGTGGGTGTCTCGCAGCCGTATCTCTTCCGGCTCTTCCCCGACAAGAAGGCGATCTTCCTTGCGGCGGCCGAGCGGTCCCTGGAGAACTCCAGGCTCACGTTCGAGGAGGCCGCCAAGGGGCTGGAGGGCGAAGAGGCCCTGCACTCCATGGCGGACGCCTACACCAAGGTCATCGCCGAGGAGCCCGAGCGGCTGCTGATGCAGATGCAGATGTACGTCGCGGTGGCGGCCGCCGAGCAGGCGGGCGACCGCGAGCTCGGCGAGACGGTACGGGCCGGCTGGATGCGGCTGTGGGACACCGTCCACCTGCCGCTCGGTGCCGACGCGAACGACACCACGACCTTCATGGCCTACGGGATGCTCATCAACTGCCTGGTAGCCATGGGCTTCGATCCCCAGCACCGGGTGTGGGAGGGGCTCTACCCCTCGGCCCGGAGCAAGGGTCGGCTCGAGCACTGA
- a CDS encoding DUF3291 domain-containing protein: MPTLPWTVPNTPPQGADVHVFASRFETRTLWGALRFFARTPGVWRQVSRAPGAYGATLKAAPLRRTFWTLSAWESPAALKAFARSGTHEPTARGLGPQMRDAKFVSWTVKADELPLDWPEALRRL; encoded by the coding sequence GTGCCCACCCTCCCCTGGACCGTGCCGAACACACCGCCGCAGGGCGCAGACGTGCATGTCTTCGCCTCCCGCTTCGAGACCCGCACCCTCTGGGGCGCGCTGAGGTTCTTCGCCAGGACACCGGGCGTCTGGCGGCAGGTGAGCAGGGCGCCCGGCGCGTACGGAGCCACCCTGAAGGCAGCACCCCTGCGGCGGACCTTCTGGACCCTGTCCGCCTGGGAGTCGCCCGCCGCGCTCAAGGCCTTCGCCCGTTCCGGCACCCACGAGCCGACCGCCCGGGGCCTCGGCCCCCAGATGCGGGACGCGAAGTTCGTGAGCTGGACGGTGAAGGCGGACGAACTCCCGCTGGACTGGCCGGAGGCGCTCCGCCGCCTGTGA
- a CDS encoding tyrosine-type recombinase/integrase — protein sequence MAGHIQDRWFKMEAGPNGKPVKLKTDRFGVGLRYRARYVSPDGSEKSKSFPDRQKRLADQWLAHIEADMSRGQYIDPKAGKITFRQYATDWLASQTTDPATRIAVESRLRLHAFPHLGNRPLSAFQPSHIRAWTRVLEDTGAASSYRRVIFGNVSAVLSAAVDDGYLARNPCRAGSVRPPKPSPGRVTPWTPDRVFAVQAGMPARLRAMVDIGAGCGLRQGEIFGLPVDEVDPLAGVLSVTQQVKLVNGHLIFAPPKNNKMRDVPLPDSVATALAAHLTAFQPVEITLPWLRIDGPPVTKLLYFTGEELGALRRNDFNAHVWKPALAAAGVIPVPGPGERYKEAREDGMHALRHFYASVLLDAGESIKALSTYLGHADAGFTLRTYTHLMPASETRTRKAVDTVYRKARGRLPAP from the coding sequence ATGGCCGGACACATCCAAGACCGCTGGTTCAAGATGGAGGCCGGACCGAACGGCAAGCCGGTCAAGCTCAAGACCGACCGCTTCGGCGTCGGCCTGCGGTACCGCGCCCGGTACGTCTCGCCGGACGGCTCCGAGAAGTCCAAGAGCTTCCCCGATCGACAGAAGCGGCTCGCTGATCAGTGGCTCGCGCACATCGAGGCCGACATGTCGCGCGGCCAGTACATCGATCCCAAGGCGGGAAAAATCACGTTCAGGCAGTACGCCACCGATTGGCTCGCCTCGCAGACGACCGACCCGGCGACCCGTATAGCGGTGGAAAGTCGCCTCCGACTGCACGCCTTCCCCCACCTCGGGAATCGGCCGCTCTCCGCATTCCAGCCTTCGCACATCCGGGCATGGACGCGAGTTCTGGAAGACACCGGGGCGGCAAGTTCATACCGCCGCGTGATCTTCGGGAACGTCTCGGCCGTGCTCTCGGCTGCGGTCGATGACGGCTACCTCGCCCGGAACCCATGCCGGGCTGGCTCGGTTCGTCCGCCCAAGCCGTCGCCCGGACGGGTCACACCCTGGACACCCGATCGAGTCTTCGCGGTGCAGGCCGGAATGCCTGCTCGGCTTCGGGCCATGGTCGACATCGGCGCGGGCTGCGGTCTCCGGCAAGGCGAGATCTTCGGGCTTCCGGTGGATGAGGTAGATCCCCTGGCGGGTGTACTGAGCGTCACGCAACAGGTCAAGTTGGTGAACGGGCACCTGATCTTCGCCCCACCGAAGAACAACAAGATGCGAGATGTGCCGCTCCCTGACTCGGTCGCTACCGCGCTCGCTGCGCACCTGACGGCCTTCCAGCCAGTTGAGATCACGTTGCCGTGGCTTCGGATCGACGGGCCACCAGTGACCAAGCTCCTGTACTTCACCGGGGAGGAGCTGGGAGCTCTCCGGCGGAACGACTTCAACGCGCACGTGTGGAAGCCTGCCCTCGCTGCTGCCGGTGTGATCCCGGTCCCCGGTCCAGGTGAGCGGTACAAGGAAGCTCGCGAGGACGGCATGCATGCACTTCGGCACTTCTACGCCTCAGTCCTCCTGGACGCTGGCGAGAGCATCAAGGCCCTGAGTACCTACCTCGGGCACGCGGATGCCGGGTTCACCCTTCGGACGTACACGCACCTGATGCCAGCCAGCGAGACCCGTACCCGCAAGGCCGTGGATACGGTCTACCGCAAGGCCCGAGGGCGGCTCCCGGCCCCATGA
- a CDS encoding pyridoxal phosphate-dependent aminotransferase — protein MSAATPPTERRVSARIGAISESATLAVDAKAKALKAAGRPVIGFGAGEPDFPTPDYIVEAAIEACKNPKYHRYTPAGGLPELKAAIVAKTLRDSGYEVDASQVLVTNGGKQAIYEAFAAILDPGDEVIVPAPYWTTYPESIRLAGGVPVDVVADETTGYRVSVEQLEAARTEKTKVVLFVSPSNPTGAVYSAEDTEAIGRWAVEHGLWVMTDEIYEHLVYGDAKFTSLPAVLPELRDKCIVVNGVAKTYAMTGWRVGWIIGPKDVVKAAANLQSHATSNVANVSQIAALAAVSGDLEAVATMRESFDRRRRTIVRMLNEIDGVLCPEPEGAFYAYPSVKALLGKEIRGRRPQDSVELAALILEEAEVAVVPGEAFGTPGYLRLSYALGDEDLVEGVSRIQKLLAEATD, from the coding sequence ATGAGCGCTGCAACCCCTCCCACCGAGCGCCGGGTCTCCGCCCGGATCGGTGCGATCTCCGAGTCCGCCACCCTCGCCGTGGACGCCAAGGCCAAGGCCCTCAAGGCCGCGGGACGTCCGGTGATCGGCTTCGGCGCCGGTGAGCCCGACTTCCCGACGCCGGACTACATCGTCGAGGCCGCCATCGAGGCCTGCAAGAACCCGAAGTACCACCGCTACACGCCGGCCGGCGGCCTTCCCGAGCTGAAGGCGGCGATCGTCGCCAAGACGCTGCGCGACTCCGGCTACGAGGTGGACGCCTCCCAGGTCCTGGTGACCAACGGCGGCAAGCAGGCCATCTATGAGGCGTTCGCCGCGATCCTCGACCCGGGCGACGAGGTCATCGTCCCGGCCCCGTACTGGACGACGTACCCCGAGTCGATCCGTCTGGCCGGCGGTGTCCCGGTCGACGTCGTCGCGGACGAGACCACCGGCTACCGCGTCTCGGTCGAGCAGCTGGAGGCCGCCCGTACGGAGAAGACGAAGGTCGTCCTCTTCGTGTCGCCGTCCAACCCGACGGGCGCGGTCTACAGCGCCGAGGACACCGAGGCGATCGGCCGCTGGGCCGTCGAGCACGGTCTGTGGGTGATGACGGACGAGATCTACGAGCACCTCGTCTACGGGGACGCGAAGTTCACCTCGCTGCCGGCAGTCCTGCCGGAGCTGCGTGACAAGTGCATCGTGGTCAACGGCGTCGCGAAGACGTACGCGATGACCGGCTGGCGGGTCGGGTGGATCATCGGCCCCAAGGACGTCGTCAAGGCGGCCGCGAACCTGCAGTCGCACGCCACCTCGAACGTCGCCAACGTCTCACAGATCGCCGCGCTGGCCGCCGTCTCCGGCGACCTGGAGGCCGTGGCGACGATGCGCGAGTCCTTCGACCGCCGCCGTAGGACGATCGTGCGGATGCTGAACGAGATCGACGGCGTGCTCTGCCCCGAGCCCGAGGGCGCCTTCTACGCGTACCCCTCGGTGAAGGCCCTTCTCGGCAAGGAGATCCGCGGCAGGCGCCCGCAGGACTCCGTCGAGCTGGCCGCCCTGATCCTGGAGGAGGCCGAGGTCGCTGTCGTCCCGGGCGAGGCCTTCGGCACGCCGGGCTACCTGCGGCTCTCGTACGCGCTGGGTGACGAGGACCTCGTCGAGGGCGTCTCGCGGATCCAGAAGCTGCTGGCCGAGGCCACGGACTGA
- a CDS encoding helix-turn-helix transcriptional regulator — protein sequence MKRPLPTQFLTPEDLVILLRLPSVDTVYQWRRKGTGPRGFRVGRHLRFDPEDVRAWVESLMEGAA from the coding sequence ATGAAGCGGCCTCTGCCCACTCAGTTCCTGACCCCCGAGGACCTAGTGATCCTGCTGCGCCTGCCGAGCGTGGACACCGTGTATCAGTGGCGCCGGAAAGGCACCGGCCCGCGGGGCTTCCGCGTCGGCCGGCACCTCCGCTTCGACCCCGAGGACGTACGGGCCTGGGTCGAGTCCCTCATGGAAGGGGCTGCCTGA
- the repSA gene encoding replication initiator protein RepSA, translated as MAGAAASMGTDPLTLADLLRVANTPGFDRWQEQVRRTGGCAHPIRLQGQTVTRDRSTGDVLYSYSTEHEPGGMLRVACGNRRASRCPSCAWTYAGDVYHLIRAGITGDSRMGIPGEIRKHPGVFATLTAPSFGPVHNRPDSGRCRCGNSHTNDDPALGTALAPDRYDYAGAVLFNNFAGDLWRRFTIYLRREIAARAGLTQSALKEVCRVSFGKVAEFQKRGAVHFHAVVRLDGPDGPDSPPPAWATIALLGDAIRAAAARVAVPVPPAKDLPARVLRWGSQVDVQPIGSMGGVELTDQAVASYVAKYATKAAETTETVDRRIGELSELDKLPLPAHTRRLIEACWTLDDAYSNRKLAQWAHMLGFRGHFMTKSRAYSSTLSERRQVRADFRARQERRERGLSEDLADSEGSMVVLAHWTYAGQGHTPGESWLAASIARDIRLNREIARDALADMPDAEDWEVCA; from the coding sequence GTGGCCGGTGCTGCGGCCTCCATGGGAACCGACCCCCTGACGCTGGCTGATCTGCTGCGAGTCGCCAACACGCCGGGCTTCGACCGCTGGCAGGAACAGGTACGCCGTACCGGCGGCTGCGCTCACCCGATCCGCCTCCAGGGCCAGACCGTCACCCGCGACCGTTCGACCGGTGACGTCCTGTACTCCTACAGCACCGAGCACGAGCCCGGCGGCATGCTCCGGGTGGCATGCGGAAACCGCCGCGCCTCGCGCTGTCCCTCGTGCGCCTGGACCTACGCGGGGGACGTCTACCACCTGATCCGCGCCGGGATCACCGGTGACTCACGGATGGGCATCCCCGGCGAGATCCGCAAGCACCCCGGCGTGTTCGCCACGCTCACCGCCCCCTCCTTCGGGCCCGTGCACAACCGGCCCGACTCCGGCCGCTGCCGCTGCGGGAACTCCCACACCAACGATGACCCGGCACTCGGCACGGCGCTCGCCCCGGACCGGTACGACTACGCCGGGGCGGTGCTGTTCAACAACTTCGCCGGGGACCTGTGGCGCCGCTTCACGATCTACCTGCGCCGGGAGATCGCTGCCCGTGCGGGCCTGACCCAATCCGCCCTGAAGGAGGTGTGCCGGGTCTCCTTCGGCAAGGTCGCGGAGTTCCAGAAGCGGGGCGCCGTGCACTTCCATGCGGTGGTGCGCCTGGATGGTCCGGACGGGCCCGACTCCCCGCCCCCGGCCTGGGCCACGATCGCTCTCCTGGGCGACGCGATACGTGCCGCCGCTGCCCGGGTCGCCGTGCCGGTGCCGCCCGCCAAAGACCTCCCGGCCCGCGTGCTGCGCTGGGGCTCCCAGGTCGATGTCCAGCCGATCGGCAGCATGGGCGGTGTGGAGCTGACGGATCAGGCGGTCGCCTCCTACGTCGCCAAGTACGCCACCAAAGCAGCCGAGACCACCGAGACCGTAGACCGGCGAATCGGGGAGCTGTCCGAACTCGACAAGCTGCCGTTGCCCGCGCATACCCGGCGCCTGATCGAAGCGTGCTGGACGCTCGATGACGCCTACTCGAACCGCAAGCTCGCACAGTGGGCCCACATGCTCGGCTTTCGCGGGCACTTCATGACCAAGTCCCGCGCCTACTCCTCGACTCTGTCCGAACGGCGCCAAGTCCGTGCCGACTTCCGCGCCCGGCAGGAACGCCGCGAACGGGGCCTGTCCGAGGATCTCGCTGACTCGGAGGGCTCCATGGTGGTGCTCGCCCACTGGACCTACGCCGGGCAAGGCCACACCCCCGGCGAATCCTGGCTCGCTGCCTCGATCGCTCGGGACATCCGGCTGAACCGCGAGATCGCACGCGATGCGCTGGCCGACATGCCCGACGCAGAGGACTGGGAGGTCTGCGCATGA
- a CDS encoding adenosine deaminase encodes MEHVRDVSELPKAHLHLHFTGSMRHTTLLELADKHGIHLPDALTGAEPPKLRATDERGWFRFQRLYDAARSCLRDAEDIQRLVREAAEEDIKDGSGWLEIQVDPTSYAPRLGGLIPALEVILDAVETTARETGLGMRVLVAANRMKHPLDARTLARLAVRYADRGIVGFGLSNDERRGMARDFDRAFAIAREGGLLAAPHGGELAGPTSVRDCLDDLHASRIGHGVRAAEDPRLMKRLADRGITCEVCPASNVALGVYEKPEDVPLRTLFEAGVPLALGADDPLLFGSRLAAQYDIARRHHGFTDAELAELARQSVRGSAAPHDVREKLLSGIDDWLTAPVA; translated from the coding sequence ATGGAGCACGTACGTGATGTCTCTGAGCTGCCCAAAGCCCATCTGCATCTGCACTTCACCGGATCGATGCGGCACACCACCCTGCTGGAACTGGCCGACAAGCACGGGATCCATCTGCCCGACGCGTTGACCGGCGCGGAGCCTCCCAAACTGCGGGCGACGGACGAGCGCGGCTGGTTCCGCTTCCAGCGTCTGTACGACGCGGCGCGGTCGTGTCTCAGAGACGCCGAGGACATTCAGCGGCTCGTCCGTGAGGCCGCCGAGGAGGACATCAAGGACGGCTCGGGCTGGCTGGAGATCCAGGTCGACCCGACGTCGTACGCGCCGCGCCTGGGCGGTCTGATCCCCGCCCTCGAGGTCATCCTGGACGCGGTGGAAACGACCGCGCGCGAGACCGGGCTCGGCATGCGGGTCCTGGTGGCCGCGAACCGGATGAAGCACCCGCTGGACGCCCGCACGCTGGCCCGCCTGGCCGTGCGGTACGCGGACCGCGGCATCGTCGGGTTCGGGCTCTCCAACGACGAGCGCCGGGGCATGGCCCGGGACTTCGACCGGGCCTTCGCGATCGCGCGCGAGGGCGGACTGCTGGCGGCGCCGCACGGCGGCGAACTGGCGGGCCCGACGTCCGTACGGGACTGCCTGGACGACCTGCACGCCTCGCGGATCGGGCACGGGGTGCGGGCCGCCGAGGACCCGCGGCTGATGAAGCGGCTCGCGGACCGGGGCATCACCTGTGAGGTCTGCCCGGCGTCGAACGTCGCCCTCGGGGTGTACGAGAAGCCGGAGGACGTCCCCCTGCGCACGCTTTTCGAGGCGGGGGTGCCCCTGGCGCTCGGTGCGGACGACCCGCTGCTGTTCGGCTCGCGGCTGGCCGCCCAGTACGACATCGCGCGCCGTCATCACGGTTTCACGGACGCCGAACTGGCCGAGCTGGCACGGCAGTCGGTACGGGGCTCGGCGGCCCCGCACGACGTCAGGGAGAAGCTGCTGTCCGGGATCGACGACTGGCTGACCGCCCCGGTCGCCTGA
- a CDS encoding GntR family transcriptional regulator — protein MSGPASALPPYRRIAAQIKGQIERGELGPGDRIPSVRDIVRDEGVSVATATRVAGVLRAEGYAETIQGIGTVARMPSKITTGPDRLQLQRTTGTGFRPGERVEIVSADVVPADAEVADALGVDEGVPVVQRRRRYLDEDGVIALSTSWLPGELGEAAPELTSTGPLPKMTFGLIEDRTGRRAVKRRDVVAIRAVPEDLAPLLDLEAGSLALTMANTYWDQYGQVTEFARDFMGPDRELAADYDLE, from the coding sequence ATGTCTGGACCGGCGTCCGCCCTGCCGCCCTACCGGCGTATTGCCGCGCAGATCAAAGGGCAGATCGAGCGTGGCGAGCTGGGTCCGGGTGACCGCATCCCATCTGTCCGCGACATCGTCCGCGATGAGGGTGTATCTGTTGCCACGGCAACGCGCGTAGCGGGAGTTTTGCGGGCAGAAGGGTACGCAGAGACCATCCAGGGGATTGGGACGGTGGCGCGTATGCCCAGCAAGATCACGACCGGACCGGATCGACTTCAGCTTCAGCGGACCACCGGGACCGGCTTCCGGCCGGGCGAACGGGTCGAGATCGTGAGTGCTGACGTAGTGCCAGCGGACGCCGAGGTAGCCGACGCTCTTGGAGTCGACGAAGGTGTCCCCGTAGTCCAGCGACGCCGACGGTACCTAGACGAAGATGGAGTGATCGCACTCTCGACGTCATGGCTGCCGGGGGAGTTGGGGGAGGCCGCCCCGGAACTCACATCTACAGGGCCGTTGCCAAAGATGACCTTTGGTCTGATCGAAGATCGGACGGGGCGCCGAGCGGTCAAGCGGCGCGACGTCGTGGCCATTCGTGCCGTGCCTGAAGATCTGGCGCCGCTCCTTGATCTCGAAGCGGGAAGCCTGGCCCTGACCATGGCGAACACCTATTGGGACCAGTACGGGCAAGTCACTGAGTTTGCTCGTGACTTCATGGGCCCGGACCGCGAACTTGCTGCTGACTACGATCTTGAGTGA
- the nusG gene encoding transcription termination/antitermination protein NusG: protein MSDPNLNDAVEPRGQDAESVDDELDIVEGADVEDEVEAADAAADEAAEEAALHVEDESGEELEADEDAADEPVSDETDGEDAEAEEAEAEEETEPVDPVTALREELRTLPGEWYVIHTYAGYENRVKTNLEQRAVSLNVEDFIFAAEVPQEEVAQIKNGERKTVKQNKLPGYVLVRMDLTNESWGVVRNTPGVTGFVGNAYDPYPLTLDEIVKMLAPEAEEKAAREAAEAEGKPAPSRKLEVQVLDFEVGDSVTVTDGPFATLQATINEINADSKKVKGLVEIFGRETPVELSFDQIQKN from the coding sequence GTGTCTGACCCGAACCTGAACGACGCCGTCGAGCCGCGCGGGCAGGACGCCGAGTCCGTTGACGACGAACTCGACATCGTCGAGGGCGCGGACGTCGAGGACGAGGTCGAGGCTGCCGACGCCGCCGCGGACGAGGCCGCCGAAGAGGCTGCCCTGCACGTCGAGGACGAGTCCGGCGAGGAGCTCGAAGCCGACGAGGACGCCGCCGACGAGCCGGTCTCCGACGAGACCGACGGCGAGGACGCGGAAGCCGAGGAAGCGGAAGCCGAGGAGGAGACCGAGCCGGTCGACCCCGTGACCGCCCTCCGCGAGGAACTCCGCACGCTGCCCGGCGAGTGGTACGTCATCCACACGTACGCCGGTTACGAGAACCGCGTGAAGACCAACCTCGAGCAGCGCGCCGTCTCCCTGAACGTCGAGGACTTCATCTTCGCGGCCGAGGTGCCGCAGGAAGAGGTCGCGCAGATCAAGAACGGCGAGCGCAAGACCGTCAAGCAGAACAAGCTCCCCGGCTACGTGCTGGTGCGCATGGACCTGACGAACGAGTCCTGGGGCGTCGTCCGCAACACTCCCGGTGTCACCGGCTTCGTGGGCAACGCCTACGACCCGTACCCGCTGACGCTGGACGAGATCGTCAAGATGCTCGCTCCCGAGGCCGAGGAGAAGGCCGCCCGCGAGGCCGCCGAGGCCGAGGGCAAGCCGGCTCCGTCCCGCAAGCTCGAGGTCCAGGTGCTGGACTTCGAGGTGGGCGACTCGGTCACCGTCACCGACGGCCCGTTCGCCACGCTGCAGGCGACCATCAACGAGATCAACGCCGACTCGAAGAAGGTCAAGGGCCTCGTCGAGATCTTCGGCCGCGAGACCCCGGTCGAGCTGAGCTTCGACCAGATCCAGAAGAACTGA
- a CDS encoding MFS transporter: protein MSQQKERRGGAVWALVITSVAGFMAALDNLVVTTALPSIREDFGGGLDDLEWTVSAYTLTFAVLLMFGAALGDRFGRRRLFTVGITVFTGASAAAAMAPGIDSLIAARAVQGVGAAIMMPLTLTLLTAAVPAAKRGMAYGIWGAVNGLAVASGPLIGGSLTEHLSWQWIFWLNVPLGLALLPLARMRLSESFGSGAPLDIRGTLLASGGLFGIVYGLVRAPVVGWTDGVILLALIGGTALLVGFVLHGVHAKNPMLPMRLFRNRAFAGINAASLLMFLGMFGSIFLLSQYMQGVLGYSPTEAGLRMLPWTGMPMIVAPIAGYLSDRIGGRPVVAVGLFLQAVGLGWFALVVESDTSYTAQLPALIISGIGMSLFFAPASSLVMSSVRQQEQGIASGANNALREVGGALGIAVMASIFAAQGGYETPQTFVDGLRPALWVGSAAVAVAGAAALCMPGRRGRTAPEEDVEAPERVLETASS from the coding sequence ATGTCACAGCAGAAGGAACGTCGCGGGGGAGCCGTCTGGGCCCTCGTCATCACCAGTGTCGCCGGATTCATGGCGGCCCTGGACAACCTCGTCGTCACCACCGCCCTGCCCTCGATCCGCGAGGACTTCGGAGGCGGACTCGACGACCTGGAATGGACCGTGAGCGCCTACACGCTCACCTTCGCCGTGCTGCTGATGTTCGGCGCGGCCCTCGGCGACCGGTTCGGCCGCCGCCGGCTCTTCACCGTCGGCATCACCGTGTTCACCGGAGCGTCCGCCGCCGCGGCCATGGCGCCCGGCATCGACTCACTGATCGCCGCCCGTGCGGTCCAGGGCGTCGGCGCGGCCATCATGATGCCGCTGACGCTGACCCTGCTCACGGCCGCGGTACCGGCCGCCAAGCGCGGGATGGCGTACGGGATCTGGGGTGCCGTCAACGGTCTCGCGGTCGCCTCGGGGCCGCTCATCGGAGGCAGTCTCACCGAACACCTGTCCTGGCAGTGGATCTTCTGGCTGAACGTTCCGCTGGGTCTCGCGCTGCTGCCGCTCGCCCGGATGCGCCTCTCGGAGTCGTTCGGTTCCGGCGCCCCGCTCGACATCCGCGGCACCCTGCTCGCCAGCGGCGGCCTCTTCGGGATCGTGTACGGACTGGTCCGCGCACCCGTCGTCGGCTGGACCGACGGTGTGATCCTGCTGGCCCTGATCGGAGGGACGGCCCTCCTTGTCGGCTTCGTACTCCACGGCGTGCACGCCAAGAACCCGATGCTGCCGATGAGGCTCTTCCGGAACCGCGCCTTCGCCGGGATCAACGCGGCGAGCCTGCTGATGTTCCTCGGGATGTTCGGCTCGATCTTCCTGCTCAGCCAGTACATGCAGGGCGTGCTCGGCTACTCGCCCACCGAGGCGGGACTGCGGATGCTGCCGTGGACCGGTATGCCGATGATCGTCGCGCCCATCGCGGGCTATCTCTCCGACCGGATCGGCGGCCGGCCCGTCGTCGCCGTGGGCCTGTTCCTGCAGGCCGTCGGACTCGGCTGGTTCGCCCTCGTGGTCGAGTCCGACACGTCGTACACCGCACAGCTTCCCGCCCTGATCATCAGCGGAATCGGCATGTCCCTCTTCTTCGCTCCGGCCTCCAGCCTGGTCATGTCCAGCGTCCGGCAGCAGGAGCAGGGGATCGCGTCCGGCGCCAACAACGCGCTGCGCGAGGTCGGCGGGGCGCTCGGTATCGCGGTGATGGCCTCGATCTTCGCCGCCCAGGGCGGCTACGAGACCCCGCAGACCTTCGTGGACGGCCTCCGGCCGGCCCTGTGGGTCGGCTCCGCCGCGGTGGCCGTGGCGGGTGCGGCGGCGCTCTGCATGCCGGGTCGCCGGGGCAGGACCGCGCCGGAGGAGGACGTGGAGGCGCCGGAGCGGGTGCTGGAGACGGCGTCGAGCTGA
- a CDS encoding UDP-N-acetylmuramate dehydrogenase, producing MQELHDAPLAPLTTFRLGGPAARLITATTDAEVIAAVREADDSGTPLLLIGGGSNLVIGDKGFPGTALRIATRGVALDGTSLELAAGEVWTDAVARTVEAGLAGIECLAGIPGSAGATPIQNVGAYGQEVSSTITEVVAYDRKSRETVTIPSAECAFSYRHSRFKSNPERFVVLRVRFELEDAAGLSAPVKYAETARALGVGTGDRVPLDAARETVLKLRAGKGMVLDPEDHDTWSAGSFFTNPILTHEEFAAFHARVAERLGDGVTPPAYPAGDKHTKTSAAWLIDKSGFTKGYGTGPARISGKHTLALTNRGEATTEDLLDLAREVVAGVHAAFGITLVNEPVTVGVSL from the coding sequence GTGCAGGAACTCCACGACGCTCCCCTCGCCCCGCTGACCACCTTCCGGCTCGGTGGCCCCGCCGCCCGGCTGATCACCGCGACGACCGACGCCGAGGTGATCGCCGCTGTCCGCGAGGCCGACGACTCCGGTACGCCGCTGCTGCTGATCGGCGGCGGATCCAACCTGGTCATCGGCGACAAGGGCTTCCCGGGCACCGCCCTGCGCATCGCCACCCGCGGTGTCGCGCTCGACGGCACGAGCCTGGAACTGGCCGCCGGCGAGGTGTGGACCGACGCGGTCGCCCGAACCGTCGAGGCGGGCCTCGCGGGCATCGAGTGCCTCGCCGGAATCCCCGGCTCCGCGGGCGCCACCCCGATCCAGAACGTGGGCGCGTACGGCCAGGAAGTGTCGTCGACGATCACCGAAGTGGTCGCGTACGACCGGAAGAGCCGCGAGACGGTCACGATTCCGAGCGCCGAGTGCGCGTTCTCGTACCGTCACAGCCGCTTCAAGAGCAACCCCGAGCGCTTCGTCGTGCTGCGCGTCCGCTTCGAGCTGGAGGACGCCGCCGGGCTGTCCGCACCCGTCAAGTACGCCGAGACGGCCCGTGCGCTCGGTGTCGGAACCGGCGACCGCGTGCCCCTGGACGCGGCCCGCGAGACCGTCCTGAAACTGCGCGCGGGCAAGGGCATGGTGCTCGACCCCGAGGACCACGACACCTGGTCGGCCGGCTCGTTCTTCACCAACCCGATCCTCACGCACGAGGAGTTCGCCGCGTTCCACGCGCGCGTGGCGGAGCGTCTGGGCGACGGCGTGACCCCGCCCGCCTATCCCGCGGGCGACAAGCACACCAAGACCTCCGCGGCCTGGCTGATCGACAAATCCGGCTTCACCAAGGGGTACGGCACCGGCCCCGCCCGCATCTCCGGCAAGCACACCCTGGCCCTCACCAACCGCGGCGAGGCCACCACGGAGGACCTCCTCGACCTCGCCCGCGAAGTCGTCGCCGGAGTCCACGCCGCCTTCGGGATCACCCTCGTCAACGAACCGGTGACCGTGGGCGTCAGCCTCTGA